The following proteins come from a genomic window of Musa acuminata AAA Group cultivar baxijiao chromosome BXJ1-7, Cavendish_Baxijiao_AAA, whole genome shotgun sequence:
- the LOC103991594 gene encoding ATP-dependent 6-phosphofructokinase 3: MESLPNPPVPQKIGADSNGSAANSNRLFDLRSSLSSVKLPVRNGAEVKLRLGKKMGSEARLCPKIEYGDGGYVLEDVPHLTDYLPDLPTYPNPLQDNTAYSVVKQYFVNLDDTVAQKIVVHKNSPRETHFRRAGPRQKVYFESDEVHACIVTCGGLCPGLNTVIREIVCGLSDMYGVTKILGIEGGYRGFYARNTISLTTKSVNDIHKRGGTILGTSRGGHDTIKIVDSIQDRGINQVYIIGGDGTQKGASAIFEEIQRRGLKVAIAGIPKTIDNDIAVIDKSFGFDTAVEEAQRAINAAHVEADSVENGIGVVKLMGRYSGFIAMYATLASRDVDCCLIPESPFYLEGKGGLLEFIEKRLKENGHMVIVVAEGAGQDLLVKSMQSMDHEDASGNKLLLDVGLWLSQKIKDHFSSNKKKMSINLKYIDPTYMIRAVPSNASDNVYCTLLAHSAIHGAMAGYTGFTIGPVNGRHAYIPFCRVTETCKKVVITDRMWARLLSSTNQPSFLSHEHIEKEDEPSTESLPNDHDVRISDGSI, from the exons ATGGAGTCTTTGCCTAATCCCCCGGTCCCTCAGAAGATCGGAGCGGATTCGAACGGGAGTGCTGCGAACTCGAACCGTTTGTTTGATCTCCGGAGCTCGCTTTCCTCCGTGAAGCTGCCGGTGAGGAACGGAGCTGAAGTGAAGCTGCGGCTGGGAAAGAAGATGGGATCGGAGGCGAGATTGTGTCCGAAGATTGAGTACGGGGATGGGGGTTATGTTCTTGAGGATGTCCCCCACCTCACCGACTACTTGCCTGATTTGCCG ACCTATCCGAATCCACTGCAAGATAATACAGCATACTCGGTTGTCAA GCAATATTTTGTGAATTTAGATGATACGGTCGCCCAGAAG ATTGTGGTCCACAAGAACAGCCCGAGAGAGACACATTTCCGCCGCGCTGGACCTCGCCAAAAA GTGTACTTTGAGTCGGATGAGGTGCATGCGTGCATTGTGACATGCGGAGGCTTGTGCCCAGGGCTCAACACTGTGATAAGAGAAATAGTATGTGGCTTGTCTGACATGTATGGCGTCACCAAAATCCTTGGCATAGAG GGTGGATACAGGGGCTTCTATGCTCGCAACACCATCAGCTTGACTACCAAGAGTGTCAATGACATTCACAAAAGAGGGGGCACAATCCTTGGCACATCAAGAGGTGGTCATGATACTATAAAGATAGTGGACAGTATCCAAGATCGTGGCATCAATCAG GTCTATATAATCGGAGGTGATGGAACTCAAAAGGGAGCCTCTGCAATATTTGAG GAAATTCAAAGACGTGGCCTCAAAGTTGCTATTGCTGGTATTCCAAAGACTATAGATAATGACATAGCG GTCATCGACAAGTCCTTTGGTTTTGATACTGCTGTAGAAGAGGCACAAAGAGCGATCAATGCAGCACATGTAGAAGCTGATAGTGTCGAAAATGGTATTGGCGTTGTGAAGCTAATGGGTCGCTATAGTG GGTTTATTGCAATGTATGCTACTCTTGCAAGCCGAGATGTG GATTGTTGCTTAATTCCTGAGTCACCCTTCTACTTGGAAGGGAAAGGTGGACTCTTGGAATTCATCGAGAAACGCCTTAAAGAAAATGGCCACATGGTCATTGTTGTTGCTGAGGGTGCAGGACAAGATCTTCTTGTGAAAAGTATGCAATCCATGGACCATGAAGATGCCTCTGGAAATAAGCTTCTGCTAGATGTTGGACTTTGGCTGTCACAGAAGATAAAG GATCACTTCTCAAGCAATAAGAAGAAGATGTCGATAAATCTTAAATATATCG ATCCGACTTACATGATTCGTGCGGTTCCAAGTAATGCATCCGACAACGTCTACTGCACATTGCTGGCACATAGTGCCATTCATGGTGCTATGGCAGGGTATACTGGTTTCACCATTGGGCCTGTCAATGGCAGGCATGCTTACATACCATTTTGT AGAGTAACGGAAACATGCAAGAAGGTTGTGATAACAGATAGGATGTGGGCGAGGCTGCTTTCTTCAACCAATCAACCTAGCTTTCTTAGTCACGAACATATCGAGAAGGAAGATGAACCATCAACAGAGTCATTGCCGAATGATCATGATGTACGGATCAGTGATGGCAGCATCTGA